Proteins encoded within one genomic window of uncultured Desulfobacter sp.:
- a CDS encoding AsmA-like C-terminal domain-containing protein, with the protein MNKRTILRIGFFSAVTLTLCAVVLCLAITPLINTEQVKGRLTKALQNETGITVRFNQLAFILSPLPSLRIIDISAQLDPKNKISIDKALVELSPLQLLKFKTAVRRITLQSPELILNKTVSKKNKFTAPPRWAASVQTAFDRLFDLPLADRNQLDIIITHARSSYFATMDARIRIAARTKALNIEAQVSGLQLETDRIPNLESALKGRIKNIETPNLSLECRHDKNTLFAGNLKITSLRAHLESPKDNPIITKKVHLKFAMSKKRVTACLSPLKLVYPKGRVGINLSLSPGQEASSLEFTGEQIDIRQARQVCLPLLKGFETSEILFDILRSGTAQKVTVGFKSEGIDQLFNTKNIFISGCSDSTTVKIPHVPVIVDNASGRAEMKDGILQIHPESGHVGQTIVTGGDLDINLIHQHTVPFSGRFPLKLDLAELPAALISMLPGTSLAREMSKISDLTGSSEAILELENTNSHKDLGVKVIAKNIHAIGKYRPIPLPIQINGGSFLLDNRKVVLRNMSGAIGNSKISKLNAEIDTRGLVPMHIKNMAANIILEQALPLVERYPGVPQKLGPMKNTSGIMIIKALDVKGPMFSPNLWQAHMTGQVDKGSVVFNNNTNGISDLFFQFKAAPSTITLADIACTVKDLTWLEKNISAQYNQSITLPLTLTQGQFVKQPDGCLFQGQLLTTSGTKVLCKADGPTINKISLSQLKIKDGERTDADVTFYKNPEMPKINFAGKLDKTTLENLLYTDSYLYRQLREVAGAKRFTISTDQTNNITITADTLNLAPLLPAKEPPVSTAPPRPLFKQEHIFLNVNTLDYDQREYQRVQAKATMNQSVTDIDITHATLCDLDLSGRITINHAGDNSGVLTRIFFNTDQAKEVSLSLGCLTGSQSVIEGRYTLVGELSGVGQSLTQAKFKQNGHLNFKAQSGRIFKATLLSRVLSVVNILGETDIQQQGFGFKTFTANADIKDSVVHIKNAVIDADNMAIIAEGWADPLNDALDITLLVAPFKTIDTIIKYIPIVNTILNGRLVSFPIRAYGKISDPTVVPLHPSAVGKGLLNLLGDLVKTPGRLIEGIKDNEK; encoded by the coding sequence ATGAACAAAAGAACCATACTGCGCATTGGGTTTTTTTCTGCGGTAACTCTAACCCTCTGCGCAGTAGTCTTGTGCTTGGCCATCACCCCATTGATCAACACAGAGCAGGTCAAAGGACGTCTAACCAAAGCGCTTCAAAATGAAACCGGCATTACCGTCCGGTTTAATCAGTTAGCGTTTATTCTTTCTCCTTTGCCAAGTCTGCGCATAATAGATATATCGGCACAACTTGATCCCAAAAATAAAATTTCAATCGACAAGGCCCTAGTGGAACTGAGTCCGCTCCAGCTTCTCAAATTCAAGACAGCTGTCAGGCGTATTACCCTTCAATCCCCAGAACTTATTCTCAATAAGACTGTCAGCAAAAAAAATAAATTCACAGCACCACCGCGTTGGGCCGCATCAGTGCAGACAGCATTTGACCGGTTGTTTGATCTACCCTTGGCAGACAGGAATCAGCTCGACATAATTATAACCCATGCGCGGTCAAGTTATTTTGCCACCATGGACGCACGGATTCGAATCGCAGCCCGAACAAAGGCTTTAAATATCGAGGCCCAGGTATCAGGGCTTCAACTGGAGACAGATCGCATTCCAAACCTTGAATCTGCATTAAAGGGTCGAATAAAAAATATTGAGACCCCGAATCTGTCATTAGAATGCCGTCATGACAAGAACACCTTGTTCGCCGGTAATCTGAAAATTACATCCCTTCGGGCCCATCTTGAATCCCCCAAAGACAACCCGATTATAACAAAGAAGGTTCACCTTAAGTTTGCCATGTCAAAAAAAAGGGTTACAGCCTGCCTTTCGCCCCTGAAACTTGTTTATCCCAAAGGGCGTGTTGGAATAAATTTATCGTTATCCCCTGGACAAGAAGCGTCAAGCCTTGAATTTACCGGAGAACAGATTGATATCAGGCAGGCAAGACAGGTGTGCCTGCCACTTCTTAAAGGATTTGAGACATCTGAAATCCTGTTCGACATACTCCGGTCAGGCACCGCGCAAAAGGTGACTGTGGGATTTAAAAGTGAAGGCATTGATCAACTGTTTAACACAAAAAACATTTTTATAAGCGGCTGTTCCGACTCGACCACAGTTAAAATCCCCCATGTGCCTGTCATTGTAGACAATGCCTCGGGACGAGCAGAGATGAAAGACGGGATCCTTCAGATTCACCCTGAAAGCGGCCATGTGGGACAAACAATTGTCACCGGTGGCGATCTTGATATCAATTTGATTCATCAGCATACTGTCCCGTTTTCAGGCAGATTTCCCCTGAAACTTGATTTAGCAGAACTGCCGGCGGCTCTTATCTCAATGTTGCCGGGTACGTCCCTGGCCAGGGAAATGTCAAAAATATCGGATCTGACCGGCAGCTCAGAAGCCATTCTTGAGCTGGAGAATACCAATTCCCACAAAGACCTTGGTGTCAAGGTTATCGCAAAGAATATCCATGCAATCGGCAAGTACCGGCCTATCCCCCTGCCCATACAAATCAACGGCGGCTCGTTTCTTTTGGACAACCGAAAAGTTGTTTTGAGAAATATGTCAGGAGCCATAGGAAACAGCAAAATATCAAAACTGAATGCCGAAATTGACACCAGGGGCCTTGTTCCCATGCATATAAAAAACATGGCTGCCAATATTATACTGGAACAGGCACTCCCTCTGGTTGAGCGTTATCCTGGAGTCCCCCAAAAGCTTGGTCCAATGAAAAATACTTCCGGCATAATGATTATTAAAGCCCTTGACGTTAAAGGTCCCATGTTTTCGCCAAACTTGTGGCAGGCACACATGACAGGCCAGGTGGACAAAGGTAGTGTCGTATTTAACAACAATACCAATGGCATTTCGGATCTGTTCTTCCAATTCAAGGCAGCCCCTTCAACAATAACGCTGGCAGACATTGCCTGTACCGTTAAAGATCTGACCTGGCTTGAAAAAAACATTTCGGCCCAATACAACCAAAGTATTACCCTGCCTTTGACATTGACTCAAGGACAGTTTGTAAAGCAGCCGGACGGTTGCCTTTTCCAGGGGCAGCTTCTCACCACATCAGGTACAAAGGTATTATGTAAGGCAGACGGTCCTACCATAAATAAAATTAGCCTGTCTCAATTGAAGATTAAAGATGGAGAGCGAACCGATGCGGATGTGACCTTTTACAAAAACCCGGAGATGCCAAAGATTAATTTTGCAGGAAAACTGGATAAAACAACACTGGAAAACCTGCTTTATACGGATTCATATCTTTACCGTCAACTTCGAGAAGTGGCCGGAGCAAAGAGGTTCACGATTTCAACAGACCAAACCAACAACATTACCATCACGGCAGATACACTTAACCTTGCCCCCCTTTTGCCCGCCAAAGAACCCCCAGTATCCACCGCCCCCCCGCGCCCACTGTTCAAACAGGAACATATTTTTTTAAATGTCAACACATTGGATTATGACCAGCGGGAATACCAAAGGGTTCAGGCAAAAGCTACTATGAATCAATCGGTCACGGATATAGATATTACCCATGCAACCCTCTGTGACCTTGATCTTTCAGGGCGAATAACCATTAATCATGCCGGGGATAATTCAGGTGTGCTAACCCGCATTTTTTTTAATACGGACCAGGCAAAGGAGGTGTCTCTTTCCTTGGGCTGTCTGACAGGCAGTCAAAGTGTTATTGAAGGACGTTATACACTTGTGGGGGAACTTTCCGGCGTTGGGCAGTCTTTGACCCAGGCAAAATTCAAACAAAACGGACATCTTAATTTTAAGGCTCAGTCCGGCCGCATATTTAAAGCGACCCTGCTATCCAGGGTGCTATCCGTTGTTAATATCTTAGGAGAAACCGACATTCAGCAGCAGGGATTCGGATTTAAAACTTTTACGGCCAATGCAGACATAAAAGACAGTGTGGTGCATATAAAAAACGCCGTTATTGATGCAGATAATATGGCCATCATCGCCGAAGGGTGGGCTGATCCGTTAAACGATGCTCTGGATATCACCCTTTTAGTGGCTCCGTTTAAAACCATTGACACCATTATTAAATATATTCCGATTGTAAACACGATTCTAAATGGCCGTCTCGTCTCTTTTCCAATCAGGGCCTATGGCAAAATATCAGATCCCACAGTAGTGCCTCTCCACCCGTCTGCAGTGGGAAAAGGATTGCTCAACCTGCTGGGAGATTTGGTCAAAACACCCGGGCGCCTGATTGAAGGGATAAAAGATAATGAAAAATAA